One Deinococcus sp. LM3 genomic region harbors:
- a CDS encoding nucleoside triphosphate pyrophosphohydrolase yields MGKLVRDRIPELFGGQTRLLTEGEYRAALRAKLEEEVAEYLDSGDPEELADVLEVVRALAALHGLTPEDLEVLRRAKADARGGLAGRIWWTPA; encoded by the coding sequence ATGGGCAAACTCGTGCGTGACCGCATCCCGGAACTGTTCGGCGGCCAGACCCGCCTCCTGACGGAGGGCGAGTACCGCGCCGCGCTGCGCGCCAAGCTGGAGGAGGAGGTCGCGGAGTACCTCGACTCCGGCGACCCCGAGGAACTGGCCGATGTGCTGGAGGTTGTGCGCGCCCTGGCCGCCCTGCACGGCCTGACCCCCGAGGATCTGGAGGTCCTGCGCCGCGCGAAAGCGGACGCGCGGGGCGGCCTTGCGGGCCGGATCTGGTGGACACCAGCCTAA
- a CDS encoding acetyl-CoA C-acetyltransferase translates to MQKAVIVAASRTPTGKFLGSLESVSAVDLGATTLRETLRRSGLDAALIEEVIMGQVVQAGSGQNPARQAALKAGLTNEVGALTINKVCGSGLKAVILAAQSIRAGDQHAVLAGGMESMSNAPHLLPGARKGYRLGHAQVLDANTHDGLWCSIGDEGMGLTGERVAEKYAITREEQDAYATQSHRRAIAAQQEGRFTDEIVPVTVKGRKGDTVVDTDEGPRADTSEETLGRLKPAFKKDGSVTAGNAPGLNDGAASLMVVSADFAQAHGLTPLAEIIDYATGGLAPEWVMMTPVPATQKLLGKLGMSASDVDVWELNEAFSVQSLAVARELGLDPARVNVNGGAVALGHPIGASGARILVTLLHALKQQNKETGIATLCMGGGNGLALAVKRVG, encoded by the coding sequence ATGCAAAAAGCAGTGATCGTCGCGGCCAGCCGCACACCCACCGGGAAGTTCCTGGGCAGCCTGGAGAGCGTCAGCGCCGTGGACCTGGGCGCCACCACCCTGCGCGAAACCCTGCGCCGCAGCGGCCTGGACGCCGCCCTGATCGAGGAAGTCATCATGGGACAGGTCGTGCAGGCCGGCAGCGGGCAGAACCCCGCCCGGCAGGCCGCCCTGAAAGCCGGACTGACGAACGAGGTCGGGGCACTCACCATCAACAAGGTGTGCGGCAGTGGCCTGAAAGCCGTCATCCTGGCCGCGCAGAGCATCCGCGCCGGGGATCAGCACGCCGTCCTCGCCGGGGGCATGGAATCCATGAGCAACGCCCCGCACCTGCTGCCCGGCGCGCGCAAAGGCTACCGCCTGGGCCACGCGCAGGTGCTCGACGCGAACACCCACGACGGCCTGTGGTGCTCGATAGGCGACGAGGGCATGGGCCTGACCGGCGAACGAGTCGCCGAGAAGTACGCCATCACCCGCGAGGAACAGGACGCCTACGCCACCCAGAGCCACCGCCGCGCCATCGCCGCGCAGCAGGAGGGCCGCTTCACCGACGAGATCGTCCCCGTCACGGTGAAAGGCCGCAAGGGCGACACCGTCGTGGACACCGATGAAGGCCCCCGCGCCGACACCAGCGAGGAAACCCTGGGCCGCCTGAAACCCGCCTTCAAGAAGGACGGCTCGGTGACCGCCGGGAACGCCCCCGGCCTGAACGACGGCGCCGCCAGCCTGATGGTCGTCAGCGCCGACTTCGCCCAGGCGCACGGCCTGACCCCCCTCGCCGAGATCATCGACTACGCCACCGGCGGCCTCGCCCCCGAATGGGTTATGATGACGCCCGTCCCCGCCACGCAGAAACTCCTGGGCAAACTCGGCATGAGCGCCAGTGACGTGGACGTCTGGGAACTGAACGAGGCGTTCAGCGTCCAGAGCCTCGCCGTCGCCCGCGAACTCGGCCTGGACCCCGCCCGCGTCAACGTGAACGGCGGCGCCGTCGCCCTCGGCCACCCCATCGGCGCCTCCGGCGCCCGCATCCTCGTGACCCTCCTGCACGCCCTGAAGCAGCAGAACAAGGAAACGGGCATCGCCACCCTGTGCATGGGCGGCGGCAACGGCCTCGCCCTGGCCGTCAAGCGGGTAGGCTGA
- a CDS encoding YciI family protein → MTTLWIIESTYLKPTDEIARVTPAHREWLDQHYRSGVFLTSGRKVDNTGGVIVAQADTLQELVDLFDYDPFVQAGCSRYKYTAFNPVKRGRAVQIEGVPLVE, encoded by the coding sequence ATGACGACTCTGTGGATCATCGAGAGCACCTACCTCAAACCCACCGACGAGATCGCCAGGGTCACGCCCGCCCACCGCGAATGGCTCGACCAGCACTACCGCAGCGGCGTGTTCCTCACCAGTGGCCGCAAGGTCGACAACACCGGCGGCGTGATCGTCGCACAGGCCGACACCCTGCAGGAACTCGTGGACCTGTTCGACTACGACCCCTTCGTCCAGGCAGGCTGCTCACGCTACAAGTACACCGCCTTCAACCCTGTCAAACGCGGCCGGGCTGTACAGATCGAGGGTGTCCCCCTCGTCGAGTAG
- a CDS encoding 3-hydroxybutyryl-CoA dehydrogenase codes for MKFGVIGAGQMGGGIAQVAAQSGFTVVVQDVKQEFLDRGRAVIEKSLAKLHEKGRLTDAPDVILGRMEFTTDLNAFADCDLVVEAIVENEQVKADLFRQLGQIVKPHGVLASNTSSIPITALASASGRPERFIGMHFMNPVPLMQLVEVIRGYSTSDETAQFVTQTAERMGKTPLACNDFPGFVSNRILMPMLNEAIQCVMEGVAEPEAIDGIMKLGMNHPMGPLTLADFIGLDTCLAIMEVLHKGLGDDKYRSSPLLRKMVQAGLLGRKSGQGFYTY; via the coding sequence ATGAAATTCGGAGTGATCGGAGCTGGACAGATGGGCGGCGGCATCGCGCAGGTCGCCGCGCAGAGTGGATTTACCGTGGTCGTGCAGGACGTGAAGCAGGAGTTCCTGGACCGGGGCCGCGCCGTGATCGAGAAATCGCTGGCGAAACTGCACGAGAAGGGCCGCCTGACGGACGCGCCGGACGTGATCCTGGGCCGCATGGAGTTCACGACGGACCTGAACGCCTTCGCGGACTGCGATCTGGTCGTGGAGGCCATCGTGGAGAACGAACAGGTGAAGGCCGACCTGTTCCGGCAGCTGGGGCAGATCGTGAAGCCGCATGGGGTGCTGGCGAGCAACACCAGCTCCATTCCGATCACGGCGCTCGCGAGTGCGTCGGGCCGCCCCGAGCGGTTCATCGGGATGCACTTCATGAACCCGGTGCCGCTCATGCAACTGGTGGAGGTCATCCGTGGCTACAGCACCAGCGATGAAACGGCACAGTTCGTCACGCAGACCGCCGAGCGGATGGGGAAGACCCCACTCGCCTGCAACGACTTCCCCGGCTTCGTGAGCAACCGCATCCTGATGCCCATGCTGAACGAGGCCATCCAGTGCGTCATGGAAGGCGTCGCCGAACCCGAGGCGATTGACGGGATCATGAAACTCGGCATGAATCACCCCATGGGCCCCCTGACGCTGGCGGACTTCATCGGGCTGGACACCTGCCTCGCCATCATGGAAGTGCTGCACAAGGGGCTGGGCGACGACAAGTACCGCTCCAGCCCGCTGCTGCGCAAGATGGTGCAGGCCGGCCTGCTGGGCCGCAAGAGCGGACAGGGCTTCTACACGTACTGA